A portion of the Chondrinema litorale genome contains these proteins:
- the pdhA gene encoding pyruvate dehydrogenase (acetyl-transferring) E1 component subunit alpha, which yields MVTEEKEKNANEAIFSKETYMYWYEKMLLIRRFEEKAGQLYGQQKIRGFCHLYIGQEACAVGAASALIKGDKYITAYRDHGQPLALGTHPNNVMAELFAKETGCSKGKGGSMHIFDKEVGFMGGHGIVGGQIPLGAGIAFAEKYNKTGNLCICYMGDGAVRQGAFHEAFNMAMSWNLPVIFAIENNGYAMGTSVQRTSNVTDLYKLGAAYDMPSYPVNAMNVEDVHLAVEEAAERARAGKGPTLLELRTYRYKGHSMSDPAKYRTKEELASYKKQDPIEQVKAKILELGHATEEDLKKIDKDIKQVVAESVTFAEESKYPDPSEIFKDIYVQEDYPYSTN from the coding sequence ATGGTTACAGAGGAAAAAGAAAAGAATGCAAACGAAGCGATTTTTTCAAAAGAAACATATATGTACTGGTATGAGAAGATGCTTCTAATCAGACGTTTTGAAGAAAAAGCGGGTCAATTATACGGTCAACAAAAAATCAGGGGTTTTTGCCACCTTTATATAGGACAGGAAGCTTGTGCAGTTGGAGCAGCATCAGCATTAATAAAAGGAGACAAGTACATTACTGCATATCGTGACCACGGCCAGCCATTAGCTTTGGGAACTCACCCAAATAATGTTATGGCAGAGTTATTTGCAAAAGAAACCGGTTGCTCTAAGGGCAAAGGAGGTTCAATGCACATATTTGATAAGGAAGTTGGATTTATGGGTGGCCACGGTATTGTAGGTGGTCAAATTCCATTAGGTGCAGGTATCGCTTTTGCTGAGAAATATAACAAAACAGGTAATCTTTGTATTTGTTATATGGGAGATGGCGCTGTAAGACAAGGTGCTTTCCACGAAGCTTTCAACATGGCAATGTCTTGGAACTTACCAGTAATATTTGCTATAGAAAATAACGGTTACGCAATGGGTACTTCAGTACAAAGAACCTCAAACGTAACTGACTTATATAAATTAGGTGCAGCTTACGATATGCCTTCTTACCCAGTAAATGCAATGAATGTAGAGGATGTGCATTTGGCTGTAGAAGAAGCTGCTGAAAGAGCTAGAGCTGGAAAAGGACCTACTTTACTTGAGTTAAGAACTTACAGATACAAAGGTCACTCAATGTCTGACCCTGCTAAATACAGAACTAAAGAAGAATTAGCATCTTACAAAAAGCAAGATCCAATCGAGCAAGTAAAAGCTAAAATTCTTGAGTTAGGTCATGCTACAGAAGAAGACTTGAAAAAAATTGATAAAGATATCAAACAAGTAGTTGCAGAATCAGTAACATTTGCTGAAGAGTCTAAGTACCCAGATCCATCAGAAATTTTTAAAGATATCTACGTACAAGAGGATTATCCTTACAGTACTAATTAA